One window of Chamaesiphon minutus PCC 6605 genomic DNA carries:
- a CDS encoding sterol desaturase family protein, producing MKLVIVIISIVSLLILENKFPFFPYKTPLRSRIVNNFELGSINSIVSSLFALAVARTIDLHSTAGILSTLPSPIIAGGLSFLILDLYMYFWHRMMHTIPIAWRFHLVHHTDRQMNVSTAYRFHPIEIIGSSIPKLFLIWSLGISSNFVLIYELVFTAIVALHHSNFALPPAIDRALAYIILTPHYHRIHHSQVVADTNSNYASVFIWWDRLFGTYRDRQNMQNIQLGISEESGELNLLLSLILPLPNSKP from the coding sequence GTGAAATTAGTCATCGTCATCATTAGCATCGTCAGTTTGCTAATACTAGAAAATAAGTTTCCCTTTTTCCCATATAAAACTCCCCTCCGATCGAGAATCGTAAATAATTTTGAGTTAGGGTCGATAAACTCGATCGTGTCTAGTTTGTTCGCGCTCGCGGTCGCCCGCACGATCGATTTACATTCGACTGCTGGTATTCTTTCTACGCTGCCATCGCCTATTATTGCGGGTGGGTTATCCTTTCTAATTCTCGATCTCTACATGTATTTTTGGCATCGGATGATGCATACGATTCCGATCGCCTGGAGATTTCATTTAGTACATCATACCGATCGCCAGATGAATGTATCTACTGCCTATCGCTTTCATCCGATCGAAATTATCGGTTCGAGTATTCCCAAATTATTTCTAATTTGGTCGCTAGGAATTTCTAGCAATTTTGTATTAATTTACGAATTGGTATTTACCGCGATCGTCGCGCTCCATCACAGTAATTTTGCACTGCCCCCAGCGATCGATCGAGCATTAGCCTATATCATTCTGACTCCACATTATCACCGCATCCATCACTCGCAAGTTGTCGCTGACACAAATTCCAACTATGCTAGCGTGTTTATTTGGTGGGATCGTTTATTTGGGACTTATCGCGATCGTCAGAACATGCAAAACATCCAACTCGGCATCAGCGAAGAAAGCGGCGAGTTAAACTTGCTCCTGTCCCTCATATTGCCGCTGCCAAATAGTAAACCCTAA
- a CDS encoding GTP-binding protein gives MSNPDPATTDPTTAAPASLDIERARASLQQSLSRYAATKVGEVSPSLQSDLDTLAYTLTKLEQTSYSIAVFGMVSRGKSAVLNALMEKNILEIGPLNGVTRFPRSIRWSPDGIMQVDLIDTPGLDEIDGEARAKMAEEVVRQADLILFIIAGDITQLEYQALCELRQAHKPLLLVFNKSDLYPEQERQSIYQQLQNLSGDTASDELLQRLLSADEVVMVAADPTPIQVRIEYPDGTKKYEWEKPEPQIAPLKQKIQELIAREGRSLLAINALVQARSAEENLAKITLTNLRSEANALVWKFARYKAIAVAVNPIAIFDVLGGIFIDLLLIGSLAKLYNLPMTKYEFKKLFSGILFSSASLLLGELATGLVFGVGKTAALIGGTFNWAILPGYLGAGAIQGAISGYGAYMVGRAAQTYLATGSTWGQLGANTVIQEILDRVDDATIISRLRDELLPTPPTPEAASEKVSE, from the coding sequence ATGAGTAATCCCGATCCAGCCACCACCGATCCCACTACTGCCGCCCCAGCATCTTTAGATATAGAACGCGCTAGAGCGAGCTTACAGCAAAGTTTATCTCGATATGCTGCCACAAAAGTCGGGGAAGTTTCACCCAGCTTGCAGAGCGATTTAGATACCTTAGCGTACACATTGACCAAACTAGAGCAGACTAGTTATAGTATTGCCGTATTTGGCATGGTCAGTCGCGGCAAATCAGCAGTCCTCAACGCGCTGATGGAAAAAAACATCTTAGAAATTGGCCCCCTCAACGGAGTTACCCGATTTCCGCGATCGATCCGGTGGTCGCCAGATGGCATCATGCAAGTCGATTTAATCGATACGCCTGGTTTAGATGAAATCGACGGCGAAGCCCGTGCCAAAATGGCCGAAGAAGTCGTGCGGCAAGCCGATTTAATCTTATTTATTATCGCAGGCGATATCACGCAATTAGAATATCAAGCATTGTGCGAATTGCGCCAAGCTCACAAGCCGCTATTACTAGTATTTAATAAATCCGATCTCTATCCAGAACAAGAACGTCAGAGCATCTATCAACAATTACAAAATTTAAGCGGCGATACTGCTAGTGATGAATTATTGCAGCGGCTACTATCGGCAGATGAAGTCGTGATGGTCGCCGCAGACCCGACCCCGATTCAAGTTCGGATCGAATACCCTGACGGCACAAAAAAGTATGAATGGGAAAAACCCGAACCCCAAATTGCACCCCTAAAGCAGAAAATTCAAGAGCTAATCGCCCGTGAAGGTCGCTCTTTATTGGCAATCAATGCATTAGTACAAGCGCGTTCGGCTGAAGAAAATTTGGCAAAAATTACATTAACCAATCTGCGATCGGAAGCAAATGCTTTAGTCTGGAAATTTGCACGGTATAAAGCGATCGCAGTTGCTGTCAATCCGATCGCAATTTTTGATGTTTTGGGTGGTATATTTATCGATTTACTACTGATTGGCTCGCTTGCCAAGTTATACAATCTACCGATGACCAAATATGAGTTCAAAAAGTTATTCAGCGGGATTTTATTTAGTAGTGCGAGTTTATTGCTAGGGGAATTAGCCACAGGTTTAGTCTTTGGCGTGGGCAAAACAGCCGCACTCATCGGTGGTACCTTCAACTGGGCGATTCTACCTGGATATTTAGGTGCGGGAGCAATTCAAGGCGCGATCTCTGGTTATGGTGCCTATATGGTTGGTAGAGCCGCTCAAACTTATTTGGCAACTGGTTCGACTTGGGGTCAATTGGGCGCAAATACCGTCATTCAAGAAATTCTCGATCGAGTCGATGATGCCACCATTATTTCACGATTGCGCGATGAATTATTACCCACGCCACCAACGCCGGAAGCTGCGAGTGAGAAGGTGAGTGAGTAG
- a CDS encoding M28 family peptidase: MKFQLKLIDSAALKRLTILAIIIVSLLVFGWSLMVWMPGESYRQALPPLSASEIELKDRLQRDVETLATKIGRRNSGNYSNLVAAKDFLSQELATAGYTVKEQKYTVDGKTFSNLEVEIPGSSLAEQILVIGGHYDSAFTSLGANDNGTGAAAVLSLARSFVGTKPLRTIRFVEFTNEEPPFFWTKNMGSVVYAQAAKQRGDKIVGMFSLETLGYFSDKANTQKYPPPLSLLYPTQGNFIGFISNIDSRELLRNTVRSFRAQAKFPSEGVALPSMIQGVGWSDHWSFWQQGYQAVMITDTAPFRYPYYHTMDDSIDKIDFDKLARVTSGISKVISDFIGLQE; this comes from the coding sequence ATGAAATTTCAACTCAAACTAATCGATAGTGCGGCTCTCAAAAGATTAACCATCCTCGCCATTATTATTGTCTCCCTCCTGGTATTTGGATGGTCGTTGATGGTATGGATGCCAGGGGAGAGTTATCGGCAAGCCTTACCGCCGTTGAGTGCTAGCGAGATCGAACTAAAAGATCGTCTTCAGCGTGATGTCGAGACGCTCGCTACCAAGATTGGCCGTCGAAATAGTGGAAATTATTCAAATCTCGTCGCTGCTAAAGATTTCCTTAGCCAAGAATTAGCGACAGCAGGATATACCGTTAAAGAGCAGAAATACACCGTCGATGGCAAAACTTTTAGCAACCTCGAAGTTGAAATTCCTGGGAGCAGTCTTGCCGAGCAAATCCTGGTTATTGGCGGACATTATGACAGTGCTTTTACGAGTCTTGGCGCGAATGATAATGGGACGGGTGCGGCGGCTGTATTGAGTTTGGCCAGATCTTTCGTTGGGACTAAACCTCTACGCACGATTAGATTTGTAGAATTTACCAATGAAGAGCCGCCTTTCTTTTGGACGAAAAACATGGGTAGTGTCGTCTATGCTCAAGCAGCCAAACAACGCGGCGATAAGATCGTGGGTATGTTTAGTTTGGAGACATTGGGGTATTTCAGCGATAAAGCTAATACCCAAAAATATCCACCTCCATTGAGCTTGTTGTATCCGACTCAAGGCAATTTTATCGGGTTTATATCTAATATCGATTCGCGAGAATTGCTCCGCAATACGGTTCGCTCCTTCCGCGCTCAAGCTAAATTCCCATCTGAAGGTGTCGCGTTACCTAGTATGATTCAGGGTGTCGGCTGGTCGGACCATTGGTCGTTTTGGCAGCAGGGTTATCAAGCTGTGATGATTACCGATACCGCGCCTTTTCGCTATCCTTATTACCATACAATGGATGATTCGATCGACAAGATCGACTTTGACAAGCTAGCCAGAGTGACTAGTGGCATCAGTAAAGTAATTAGTGATTTTATTGGTCTACAGGAATAG
- a CDS encoding MarC family protein, with protein sequence MTSAILNYAIGTLAALFPIANPIGAVPIFYSLTATDSRQERRKQAQRTAIDVVLILAVFLVGGRAILEFFGISLDVLRIAGGLLVGNAAWELVASKPRLMDAEQKAGAEKEDVSFTPMATPLIAGPGSIGVIIGLSARMTQWGDYLGCAIGIVLFGTLLYVCLVLGETLLSLLGRNGMGALNRVLGFFILAIAVQLIADGVLSLLHTAAPTLFK encoded by the coding sequence ATGACATCTGCAATATTAAACTACGCGATCGGCACATTAGCGGCATTATTTCCGATTGCCAACCCGATCGGTGCCGTACCGATATTTTATAGCTTGACAGCCACAGATAGCCGTCAAGAGCGGCGCAAACAAGCTCAACGGACTGCTATTGATGTCGTTTTGATTTTGGCTGTCTTTCTAGTTGGCGGACGGGCGATTCTAGAATTTTTTGGGATTTCGCTAGATGTGTTGCGAATTGCGGGTGGCTTATTAGTCGGTAATGCGGCTTGGGAATTGGTTGCTAGCAAACCGCGATTGATGGATGCCGAGCAGAAAGCGGGAGCCGAAAAAGAGGATGTTTCGTTTACGCCGATGGCGACGCCACTGATTGCAGGCCCTGGCTCGATCGGTGTTATTATCGGGCTATCGGCGAGAATGACTCAATGGGGCGATTATCTCGGTTGTGCGATCGGGATTGTATTATTTGGTACTTTGCTATATGTCTGTCTGGTGCTGGGAGAGACGTTATTGTCGCTGTTGGGACGGAATGGCATGGGCGCGCTCAATCGGGTATTGGGATTTTTTATTTTAGCGATCGCGGTACAATTAATTGCTGATGGAGTTTTATCTTTATTACATACCGCAGCACCGACGCTATTTAAATGA
- a CDS encoding acetate/propionate family kinase produces the protein MLTNSIDILVLNAGSSSFKSSLYRLRQDNLPLEPAVPIWTGKIDWSSTGAAVIQAKTADNTIEEERTQANRRADIHDLLAYLSKGQTQVIQDMAQIDIVGNRIVHGGEKYCQPTPITTDVKAEIDRLSIYAPLHNPANLMGIEAIEQLSPHIPQLAVFDTAFYRDLPAVAYVYPVPYQWLKRGIRKYGFHGISHEYCTRRAAELLGRDLQELRLISCHLGNGCSLAAVTGGRCIETTMGFTPLDGLMMGTRCGSIDPGIILHLVREGEYTIEELDRVLNFESGLLGVSGVSNDLREIDKAIDSGNERAKLALDMYIDRLTARIAALVPALGGLDALIFTGGVGEHQAKIRSAVAAKLAFLGVEIDPDLNNTSIPPDRDLATDRSSVRLLAIHTQEEWQIATACWQYLIDRHT, from the coding sequence ATGTTAACTAATTCAATCGATATCTTAGTACTGAATGCTGGGTCGAGTAGTTTTAAATCTAGTTTGTATCGATTGAGACAGGACAACTTGCCCTTAGAGCCAGCCGTACCAATATGGACGGGAAAAATTGATTGGAGTTCCACTGGTGCGGCAGTAATCCAGGCTAAAACTGCGGATAATACGATCGAGGAAGAACGAACGCAAGCTAATCGAAGGGCAGATATCCACGACTTATTAGCTTATCTGAGTAAGGGCCAAACTCAGGTAATTCAAGATATGGCGCAGATCGATATTGTCGGCAATCGGATCGTTCATGGCGGCGAAAAATATTGCCAACCAACCCCAATCACAACGGATGTTAAAGCAGAAATCGATCGATTATCGATTTACGCACCGCTACACAACCCTGCTAATTTAATGGGAATTGAAGCGATCGAACAATTATCCCCTCATATCCCCCAACTAGCCGTATTTGATACGGCTTTTTATCGGGATTTGCCAGCAGTAGCGTATGTTTATCCCGTCCCCTATCAATGGTTGAAGCGGGGGATTAGAAAATATGGTTTTCATGGCATCAGCCATGAGTATTGTACCCGCCGCGCAGCAGAGCTATTAGGGCGAGATCTCCAGGAATTACGCTTAATTAGTTGTCATTTAGGCAATGGTTGTTCCCTGGCTGCGGTGACAGGCGGACGATGTATCGAGACAACGATGGGGTTTACACCGCTAGATGGCTTGATGATGGGGACGCGGTGCGGCTCGATCGATCCAGGAATAATTCTCCATTTGGTACGCGAAGGAGAATATACAATTGAAGAACTCGATCGAGTATTGAATTTTGAGTCGGGTTTATTAGGCGTTTCGGGAGTATCTAACGATCTGCGCGAGATCGATAAAGCCATCGATTCCGGTAACGAGCGCGCCAAACTAGCCCTAGATATGTATATCGATCGACTCACAGCCAGAATTGCGGCTCTAGTGCCAGCTTTAGGCGGCTTAGACGCCCTCATTTTCACTGGCGGAGTGGGCGAACATCAAGCCAAAATTCGGTCTGCTGTGGCCGCAAAATTAGCTTTTTTAGGTGTAGAAATCGACCCAGATCTCAATAATACTTCTATCCCACCCGATCGAGATCTAGCCACCGATCGATCGTCAGTCAGATTGCTTGCCATTCACACCCAAGAAGAGTGGCAAATTGCTACAGCTTGCTGGCAATATTTAATCGATCGTCATACCTAA
- a CDS encoding aromatic ring-hydroxylating oxygenase subunit alpha has product MSKNLWYAVEFCNAIGTSPKLLKILDRELVLYRTADGRIRAIDNNCIHRGAALANGWIENDCIVCPYHGWQYQTDGTCSKIPSQAATATIPKPAKMAVYPVGEKYGWIWLFLGDEMAGEIPTIPNFPQLESDAIRSIQGEFYWNANYERVLENGLDFAHAPFVHSGAFGNPDRPEIQDLQIENYPDGASATVYLSATPPKGLWKFLVRGERSPIKTRTGFFLPNLTFLEVYLPFGQLTIWTAHIPIDLHTTVSKWINFRNFFTGKWADRDAYNRTIKIFEQDRPIVESQRPQIIPTDLNAELYVAADILQLQYRKLRQPSI; this is encoded by the coding sequence ATGTCAAAAAACTTATGGTATGCTGTCGAATTTTGTAATGCAATCGGTACCAGCCCCAAATTATTAAAAATTCTCGATCGAGAATTAGTACTGTATCGTACAGCCGACGGTCGCATTCGGGCGATCGATAATAACTGTATCCATCGCGGTGCGGCTCTCGCCAATGGTTGGATCGAAAACGACTGTATCGTCTGTCCCTACCATGGCTGGCAATACCAAACTGATGGTACTTGTAGCAAAATCCCATCTCAAGCCGCCACCGCGACGATCCCCAAACCAGCAAAAATGGCTGTTTATCCCGTCGGCGAGAAATACGGGTGGATTTGGCTATTTTTAGGCGATGAGATGGCTGGAGAAATACCCACGATCCCCAACTTTCCCCAGCTCGAATCTGATGCAATACGATCGATTCAAGGTGAATTTTATTGGAATGCTAATTACGAGCGTGTCCTCGAAAATGGCCTAGATTTTGCTCACGCACCATTCGTTCATTCTGGAGCTTTTGGCAATCCCGATCGACCAGAAATCCAAGATTTACAAATCGAAAATTATCCCGATGGTGCTAGTGCGACAGTATATTTGTCGGCTACACCTCCAAAAGGTTTATGGAAATTTTTAGTCAGAGGCGAACGCTCACCAATTAAAACTCGCACGGGCTTTTTCTTACCCAATCTGACATTTTTAGAAGTTTATTTACCCTTTGGCCAACTCACAATTTGGACGGCACATATTCCGATCGACTTGCATACAACTGTTAGTAAATGGATTAATTTTCGGAACTTTTTTACAGGTAAATGGGCAGACCGCGACGCCTACAATCGCACGATAAAAATCTTCGAGCAAGACAGACCGATCGTCGAATCCCAACGTCCCCAAATTATCCCCACCGATCTTAATGCCGAATTATATGTAGCTGCCGATATCTTGCAATTACAGTATCGAAAACTCCGTCAGCCATCAATATAG
- a CDS encoding four-carbon acid sugar kinase family protein: MTDRSKIIVLDDDPTGSQTVHSCLLLTQWDVPTLKLGLADTVPIFFILTNTRALAPDRAAAVTREVCQNLKVALAETQVDDFIIVSRSDSTLRGHYPIETDVIAAELGGFDAHFLMPAFFEGGRITRDSIHYLLVDGVETPVHKTEFARDSVFAFSHSYLPDYVAEKTQGEIPADRVVQFLLAEVRNGSLDRLMQLERNRCCVVDGERQSDFDRFAADILTAVSQGKKFLFRSGASILTSLANLGPQPIPATEMSKYVREGKPGAIIVGSHVQKTTDQLAKLLEAPGIVGVEIDISQLIGDNATIRAGLLAAIRDRIETIHAAGDTPAIYTSRQELTFNSIQTRLQFGEAVSALLMDVIRSLPHDIGFLISKGGITSNDTLSKGLALSTARSIGQILPGCSAIVTPANHAQFPNLPVVLFPGNVGDADALATAYLRLVGS; encoded by the coding sequence ATGACAGATCGATCGAAAATCATTGTTCTCGATGACGACCCTACCGGATCGCAGACGGTTCATAGTTGTCTGCTCTTAACGCAGTGGGATGTACCAACATTGAAGTTAGGATTGGCCGATACCGTGCCGATTTTCTTTATTTTGACAAATACGCGCGCACTCGCACCCGATCGCGCTGCCGCAGTTACCAGAGAAGTATGTCAAAATTTAAAAGTCGCCTTAGCCGAAACGCAGGTCGATGACTTTATCATTGTCAGTAGGTCGGATTCTACCTTGCGCGGACATTACCCGATCGAGACGGATGTCATTGCTGCCGAATTAGGCGGTTTTGACGCTCATTTCTTGATGCCAGCCTTTTTTGAAGGCGGCAGAATTACGCGCGATAGCATCCATTATCTCCTAGTAGATGGTGTCGAAACTCCAGTCCACAAGACTGAATTCGCCCGCGACTCGGTATTTGCCTTCAGCCATAGTTATTTACCCGATTACGTTGCCGAAAAAACTCAAGGCGAAATTCCTGCCGATCGCGTGGTGCAATTTTTGCTTGCTGAGGTGCGCAACGGTAGTTTAGATCGCTTGATGCAGTTGGAGCGCAACCGTTGTTGCGTCGTCGATGGCGAACGCCAATCTGATTTCGATCGATTTGCCGCCGATATTCTCACCGCCGTCAGTCAGGGCAAAAAATTCCTGTTTCGCAGCGGTGCCAGTATTTTGACTTCGCTCGCTAATTTAGGCCCCCAACCCATCCCTGCAACGGAGATGTCCAAATACGTCCGCGAGGGCAAGCCAGGGGCAATTATCGTCGGCTCCCACGTCCAAAAAACTACCGATCAATTAGCCAAACTGCTCGAAGCTCCAGGAATCGTCGGCGTCGAAATCGATATCTCGCAACTAATCGGCGACAATGCCACGATTAGAGCGGGATTGTTGGCTGCGATCCGCGATCGCATCGAGACTATTCATGCCGCCGGAGACACCCCCGCCATCTACACCAGCCGCCAAGAACTCACCTTCAACAGCATCCAAACCAGACTGCAATTTGGCGAAGCAGTATCCGCACTCTTAATGGACGTTATTCGCTCTCTACCGCACGATATCGGCTTTTTGATTAGTAAAGGTGGGATCACTTCTAACGACACCCTCAGCAAGGGTCTAGCCCTATCTACAGCGCGATCGATCGGCCAGATCCTCCCCGGCTGTTCGGCGATCGTCACTCCCGCCAATCATGCTCAATTTCCCAACCTCCCCGTCGTCCTCTTCCCCGGCAACGTCGGCGACGCCGATGCCTTGGCGACGGCTTATTTGCGCTTAGTTGGGAGCTGA
- a CDS encoding citrate synthase has translation MTEGDLKPEYRPGLEGVPAAKSSISYVGIQTTESGNKEGVLEYRSIPIQSLAASSNFVETAFLLIWGRLPTQTELTNFSTEIYSHRRIKYRIKDMMKCFPETGHPMDALQASAAALGLFYSRHALPNQDYARQAVIRLLAKIPTMVAAFQLMRKGNDAVLPRDDLDYAANFLYMLTEKEPDPIVAKVMDVCLILHAEHTMNASTFSARVTASTLADPYTVIASAVGTLAGPLHGGANEEVILMLKQIGTVANVRPYVEQCLESDPKYKFMGFGHRVYKGVKDPRAMILQDLAEQLFQKFGYDPYYDVALELERVLEEYLGPRGIYPNVDYYSGLVYRKMGIPADLFTPVFAIARVAGWLAHWNEQLEANRIYRPTQIYTGEHQQPYMAIGDRE, from the coding sequence ATGACAGAAGGCGATCTCAAACCTGAGTACAGACCTGGATTAGAAGGAGTTCCTGCTGCCAAATCGAGCATCAGTTATGTTGGTATTCAAACCACCGAGAGCGGCAACAAAGAAGGTGTTTTGGAATATCGGAGTATCCCCATCCAATCGTTGGCTGCAAGCAGTAACTTTGTGGAAACAGCCTTCTTACTGATTTGGGGCAGATTGCCAACTCAGACCGAACTGACGAACTTCTCGACCGAAATCTATTCCCATCGCCGGATCAAGTATCGGATTAAAGACATGATGAAGTGTTTTCCCGAAACTGGACATCCGATGGATGCACTGCAAGCTTCTGCCGCTGCTTTGGGCTTATTCTATTCGCGCCACGCGTTACCCAATCAAGACTATGCCCGTCAAGCCGTAATTAGATTATTGGCCAAAATTCCGACGATGGTCGCCGCATTTCAACTGATGCGGAAGGGGAACGATGCCGTACTACCGCGCGACGATCTGGATTATGCCGCCAACTTCTTGTATATGTTGACCGAAAAAGAGCCAGATCCGATCGTGGCTAAGGTGATGGATGTGTGCCTGATTCTCCATGCCGAGCATACGATGAATGCTTCGACCTTCTCTGCGCGCGTCACTGCCTCGACTTTAGCCGATCCTTACACGGTAATTGCCTCGGCAGTAGGTACCCTGGCTGGCCCCCTCCACGGTGGTGCCAATGAGGAAGTGATTTTGATGTTGAAGCAAATCGGTACGGTGGCAAATGTACGTCCATACGTGGAGCAGTGTCTAGAGTCAGATCCTAAGTACAAATTTATGGGTTTCGGGCATCGCGTCTATAAAGGAGTCAAAGACCCGCGTGCAATGATTCTTCAGGATTTAGCCGAGCAACTATTTCAGAAATTTGGCTACGATCCATACTATGATGTCGCTTTAGAATTAGAGCGCGTGTTAGAAGAATATTTAGGCCCGCGCGGCATTTATCCTAATGTCGATTATTATTCGGGCTTGGTTTATCGCAAAATGGGCATTCCCGCCGACTTATTTACGCCCGTTTTTGCGATCGCACGAGTAGCTGGCTGGCTGGCACATTGGAACGAACAACTCGAAGCAAATCGCATCTACCGACCGACTCAAATCTACACGGGCGAACATCAGCAGCCGTATATGGCGATTGGGGATAGGGAATAG
- a CDS encoding cofactor assembly of complex C subunit B encodes MNTVLTSTFILTLLLAVGLFFFIRASTKDRIEQMVLETNESEAALLPRLEAYFTDRAYRIAAVDRDTEIVTFEGVVRPSVFLTALLTALAAIGALSLSLVLSMLLPDFGKLFLLLLLFAPVAGWFYWQGSARTEQVRLKVEVSEATPPLTSIKISGHRDELAVFQSALKLSVREDIE; translated from the coding sequence ATGAACACCGTCCTCACTTCCACCTTCATCCTCACGCTCCTGCTTGCGGTGGGGTTATTTTTCTTCATTCGTGCTTCGACTAAGGATCGAATCGAGCAAATGGTTTTAGAGACGAACGAATCTGAAGCAGCTTTATTACCGCGATTGGAAGCGTATTTTACAGATCGAGCTTACCGGATTGCAGCGGTCGATCGCGATACCGAGATTGTGACTTTCGAGGGCGTCGTGCGTCCGAGTGTGTTTCTCACCGCGCTGCTGACTGCTTTAGCTGCTATTGGTGCTTTGAGCTTGTCTCTGGTGTTATCGATGTTGTTACCGGATTTTGGTAAGCTGTTCTTGCTCTTACTCTTGTTTGCACCCGTGGCTGGCTGGTTTTATTGGCAAGGCTCGGCGCGAACCGAGCAAGTTCGGCTCAAGGTTGAAGTTTCCGAGGCTACACCACCCCTAACTTCGATTAAAATTAGCGGACATCGGGATGAATTAGCTGTATTTCAATCTGCATTGAAATTAAGTGTCCGTGAAGATATAGAATAA
- a CDS encoding DUF3155 domain-containing protein, producing the protein MARRRKRKSRRRQEGRRILEQVPQFSIESGEDKPVTAARKYILSEGIHPPALLLVKRNEHTTDRYFWAEKGLFGAQYVEENHFLFPSLRSLEPETESQQLLTVGSSTY; encoded by the coding sequence TTGGCTAGAAGACGCAAACGGAAGAGTCGGAGACGTCAAGAAGGGCGAAGAATTTTGGAGCAGGTGCCACAGTTCAGTATTGAAAGTGGCGAAGATAAACCTGTTACTGCTGCACGGAAGTATATCTTATCTGAAGGTATCCATCCCCCAGCACTCTTGTTGGTGAAACGCAACGAACACACGACAGATCGTTATTTCTGGGCAGAAAAAGGTTTATTTGGCGCACAATACGTCGAAGAGAACCATTTTCTATTCCCTAGTCTGCGATCGCTAGAACCAGAAACAGAAAGTCAACAACTATTGACTGTTGGCAGCAGTACCTACTAG